The segment TTATGTATCtacatacataatattaatattataatggCTTGATTGAATGGATtgttaatattgaaaatcttACTACCTTCTGTTTAACTAAAAGCTGATTGGTAAGAATAGCTTTAGCAAATGCAATCGACTTGATAATCCCGTAAGTTTCGAACACGGACAGAGGACAGAGAGTTTAAGTAATGCGATCGGCATAAACATCAACAAGAATCATGAATCATGGCGTCACCGACGTCCGACGGCTACCACCGTACCACTTCCACCACTTTTcaccacgccttctttttccACTCATCTGGCACAACTGGGCACAAGGCataactcacaatcagtaaagTAGGAAGCAACCCAACaagcaacaaacaaaacagagaatattaatttatcatcCCTTGTTTTGATGTAGCTACTGCGGCTGGCTGAggaaaaagttgaatttgtATTTGTGAACATCATTCGTGTTCTCTGAAAATGGCTACGCGGTGGAGTAATGATTTCATTGTCGCAGAACACAAAGATCTTCAGGTTCAACTAGATATAATTCATCTGGATCAAATTTATAGCAACTTGTTAACATTGTTATCAGGCAACTGCGATGTCCGTTGACCACAGTGGCAGTCTGGTTTTACTTTTCGGACGACGTTACATGGCTTTAGTGAATCTGGACAAGCCAACAGAAACACTGAAAAAGGTTAACCGGAAAACCAAGTATGATGTTGGTTTTGCGGCCACTGCTGATTGGAGTCCTGTCATTTCTGATGAACTAATCGCTTTTTCGGTAAtgtgcataatttttattattttattattgttgacGATTTAACAACTTTCAGAGCGATGAAAGGGTTGAAGTTTTCAGAtggaaaaattgtgatttaacAACCGAGCATTCCTTCAAAGCTCACTCTAGGGTTGTCACCGATCTGCAGTGGCACAAAACAGACCCAAACTTACTAGCCACTTGCTCTCTTGAcacatttttacatatttggGACCTGAGAGATATGAGGCGGCCTGCGACTTCTCTCTCTACTGTTGGTATGTTATGGTCATAActtttggcttttttaaataaccaatttttctcaaagttgGGTCCAGCCATGTACGTTGGAACTGCATATCAAAAGATGTTTTGGCTTCTGCCCACGATGGTGACGTAAAAATTTGGGATCACAGAAAACCAAGTACTGCGTTGAATTATGTGTCTGCTCACCTAGCCAAAATTCACAGTCTTGAATGGAATTTACACTCTGAAAATCATATCACCACCTCAAGTCAAGACTGCacagtgaaattttttgacattaaCAGTCCGAGAAGAGTTGACAATGTCCTCACATTCAATGCTCCAGTGTGGCGGGTCAAGCATGCTGTAAGCACTATCAAGAGAATGAATCTTGTTGTCTAATATTGTGAAATATGATTTCAGCCTTTCGGACACGGACTTATCACTGTGGTAATTTCTAATATCCGCAGGGAAGAAAAAAGTCTTGTTCTGTGGAACACCGAAAAGCAAGTAGCTCCTGTGCACACCTTTGTTGGGCACACAGATCATGTGCTAGAGGTGGCATGGCGAAAGCAGGTAACAGGTAATACAACTAATGAGTTACAATTCGAAGAAGATAGTTTTTCATTCCAATTTGTATTATAAGGGGATGTTAATTTCCAATTGGTCACGTGGTGTAAAGATCAGAGTTTGAGGATTTGGAGGATTGAGCCTTCGCTGCAAGAAATTTGCGGgcatgttttaaaaaatgctgttaAGGGGTCAGTCTCTggtaagtaaaatttttgcatgTGCGTTAGATTCAACCTCATTTTATAAAAGCTTCAATTTAtgaagaattgtttttttattgttattcttgaatatatttttgttcttaatGAATCGTAATGTATTATTGCTTTGAGAGATTAACTAACATGATACTGACAtgcagaaaatgaaatttcgacTGATCCCGTGGATCCTCAAGAAATTGTAACTACAGTGGAGGAACCGGAAACTGCAGAAGTGATGTCTTCACCCATACAAACACCAGAGACATTGCAACAAGAGTTTACCCTCACCAATTCCAACTTGACTTATGTAATGGTTGAAGATATGAATGCTGATGCTCGTACCTGCATCGTCACCGCAAAAGTGAACATGCACATTGCCAGACTTCTCTTTACTTTTCCGCCTAGTTACCCTGTCAACTCTCCACCCTCTTTCAAACTGCTAAATGGGTCGCAAATTGATGCTAATATCCAAGCAAAACTATTAAAGGTATTCATTTTGCGTCAGGAAATGAAATCAGTAACTTAAGTGGTGTCTCCAACAAGGTCCTCAAGACTACAGCCCAGCAgcgagtaaaaaaaaacaaatcatgcCTTGAGCCGTGTTTGCGGGCTCTTGACACTAATCTTAAGAATCTGGTTGCGGTGCCCGAAGATTCTGATTTCGTCAAAAAGTTCGCTGATGCATCTAGCGTGTTTGGCTCTTTTAAAGATGCATATGTACCTTTTCCCAGAAGCTCTGGAGCTGCTTTTTGCAGTGCTGGTATGAATAACTCACATTATGGGGAAATTAGCCATTTGTAGTGTCGGCTAACAACCCGCTGAAACTCTTGAATCAAATAGGGAAAATATCTACCACTACTTTAATCACTTGCCACACTACAGCCTAAAAATAAGCGACAAGATCTATTGAAACGAATGTCCAACAGGGCTCTTAGTTTGCTTTGGTCAACCCAATAATCTGTCCAGAAGAGTGTCTGTTCGGTCTGAGTCAAGTTCAACTCCTCGCGCTCTGTCTGCACTTGTTCCTGCCACCGCAGCTTTTGGAACAATGATGACACCCTTGTTTTCTCAAGCTGGCTCTGGAACTGGGTCGCAGGTGCCAGAGTCTCAAGCTATAGCAAGTTTCTACTATCCTGAAAGGGTAAGTGGTAGTCACTTccactgaaaattttcttgtatACCTTAAACATACCTTTTGACAACTATTGTAGATCAGGATTGTGGATTGTGACGTTAAAAACAAGTTGAGAAGATTCGTAGCAATAAGTTGGATCTGGGAAATTTACATTTGCTCCTATGTTCatgagttgaaaataaattgctagAGATTTGAATAActgaaaaaaactattttggcactgctattttttatctcagtacaattaatttcaatttgaatttcctaaCCGTACAAGCAAATAGAAAACTTCCTGTTTCATCCTAGgaattttctcacttttttctAACGTCATTTTCAATCGGTCAAGGCACTATTCCATAAATTCCCATACAAACGCGTAACATTGTAATATTAGCTTCAATTCAAACTAATTCACTATGGATAATTTTACTTCTCTTCAAACAGGATATCTCACAAGAGTCCTActaaatgattaaaaagctGCAATCCAAAGCCAAATAATCCCATCATATCATTATCGACTAATTTAAACACGCGGGTTGAATGAATTCCCCTTTATTGAAAATCTGTTCAACATTTCAGCAAGTGACAATAATTTCTTCACAGCGCACtatgtaatatattttgttaaaacattGCGTGAATGCTGGATGCTGGATTGTTgataattaaatagtaaaaccCAAATTTAGgatgtattttttgttcacaGCAAAGGGCGAGAAGCAAAGGTCGTAATTCGGGCAGTGGCCCCTCAGGGCATAGAGGAAGTTTTGCCAAACCATCCAACAAGGTGTTCGTCGTCATTTACGATTCGGCAAGCCTGCTCTTCGTGCATAGGGAGCTGGCCGAAAAGTACAAGTTGAAAGGCAAAGATGTGGCCGAGGTGTGCTACTATAACGCAGGAGTGGCGCTCTCCACGAACCGCAAGGATCTGGTCCAGGTGTGGCAGTTGGCCGCTCTGGCCGCGGCCACCCCTCCACCTCCCTTGCCACTCGCCTCTCACTGGAGCGAGAACGACGAAGACTCGCCATCTGCCTGGGCAGCTCATCCCTTTGGACAAACGATGATTGAAGCCCTGGTCCAGCATTACGCCAAACAGTGCGACGTGCAAACCGCGGCCATGCTCAGCTGCTTGTTTGGCAGCCGCACAGAAAACCTGCCCAGCCACAGGAagaaactgaccaatgttaaCGTGTCGGTGAGTTGCACCTAACATGAACTTTGGGAatctttgcatttttcacgGTGCTGGgctttaaacaaatatttttctctctttagcGGCTTGCGTCTGGCAAATGGTGTTTAAAGGTAAGCCTCTCGCATGAGCACCTGTGTCTGTTTTTGCTTCTTGCTTTAACCCTCCTGCTTCTTGTCAGCTTCCGTGTGTATCAGCACCCAGTGCTAATGCGTTGATTCGATTTACAGCCAGGTGGATCTCCTTATCACACAGTGCACCCGTCAGACACGTCCCTTGAAGGCTGGAGTTTCCACTTGCTGAAGCAGAACCGCTCAAACTCCTGGTCAGACTCCTTGGATGAAATAAAGACATTGGCGTCAATGTCTGAAACCCCAGACTTTGTCAGAATGGAGGAGATTGAGTTGTCTACAaggtataatatttttcaatcatctCTAAGTTTACgcttgccaagaaaatattatgcacGATCTACACTGAGTTGGTCCGCTGTTGGCAAGGTCTCagattttgatataatttgaTGGAAGTGTACCAAAGGTCAACCCTTAAATTTTATGTCAGAGTTCAAAAATTGCCTCCATTTGgccaatttttacaaagttgatttttttcagctagagaaaaactaaatttattatgtaataacTTCTCTTAAGTGATCTAAATCAAACGCCCGACAACTTTGCCACGTTGACGAATTTTGTAGGTCAATCACTCGGGCAACAATTGTCTCCACTAGATAGAAAAATCATGCAGAGTGCAGCCCGAAGTGCTCCAACAGCTTCAGATAGGTCATGTAGAGCTGAAGGAAGCAAAGCTATTCCCTTTGAATTgcagaaatttgttgaaattttaaggcTAAATGGTCAGATAGTCACCTACAAAGTTTGTTAAGCGTTTAACATAGATCATTTTAGActcttaattttatctttacaactttaattaaaattctctgcataaatcaactttttaaaaatcggcCCCTTAAAAGTTggacattttttgcaattctaacttaaaattttagggTTGATCTTAGGTCCACCAAATTTCATCATATTTCAAGACCTTGCCAACAGTGAACCCATCTAGTTTAGATTTAGATCATGCCATTATTCTTTTGCGCTTAAACCAAAATACTGAGAATAAATTGATTCTTCCAACAGCAAAATGCTGGACGAAAAAAATTCTGAGCTCCACGACTGTTTCAAAAAAGTATACGCAGACATTCTGTACCGCTGGGATTTATTGGATGCCAGCGCACAAGTCTTAAAACATGTCAGCTTTATTACCGACATTCACAGCAAGGGAATGGAGTTTATCACAGATTGTAGAGTCTGCTCTAAATCATCACAAGGGCCAGGTTGCATGTTTTGCAAGAAAACTGTATTCCCCTGTACGATCTGCCACATATCTGTTCGAGGTAttgtttttcatatttttcacaaatagcatggataaaaattttcttgcaggtccagcaaatttttgcttcatgTGTGGACATGGCGGTCACGTTCAACATATGGCTAGTTGGTTTGCCCAAGAAGAACAGTGCCCCACAGGATGCGGGTGCAAGTGTATTATAGAAAGTAGGTCACTTTTGGACACTTGAATCTCAGTGATATACCTAGATAAAACGCCTTTAAATTACTATGACATCTATCATTGTTTCATTGTTGCTCTCAGGTATCTAAGAAATTGAAGCGTGGAGGTTTTTAATGCCAAAGCTggcttaaatttcaatatctttttgattttgtttaagtaggcaaaaaatgtatgaatactattattattaatacttcaagatttaaaatgtaaataatgaacaaaaatgttaTCAAGCTGTTACTAAATCTTAAGatgaattcaaaaatattacttaTATATTTAACACAATATAAGACTGagaaaaaacaagtttctTACAATAGGCCGAGTTGATGTATTGTATTTATGATtattaaatctgaatttagttccaaattgttattttttaattaatttaaggtCCTTTACGGTTCTGTTGATATTAGTTAGTTCTTGTGTTGGGTATAGTCATATCATTAAGGAAAAgatcaatattttgtcatCATTTTTTGCggtgtaatattttttcaaatgcgaCATTTTACTAGAGGTGCGCcccacacatttttttaaatttacacccaagataaatttgagaattttaaataattcacttaCATCCTCCCTTTAAaccacaaatttatttttttaaatacataacaATACATGCTATTATAAAAACGTATTTAAGTCGATCTAATGCTATGTGTGTGTAAGATGTGCAAAATGGGTTTAAATCTTTGGCTCGAACCCAAGACACTTCTATGACAATTATAGAGCTGACTTGCATACATTTTcccgattttttattttgttatggaaaaaccttttttcattttcgaaataataaaatacaaaaattagaaCCTAAAACCACCTTATACCAAAGCTTCATTGCACGGTTTACTGGTGGCGCTCGCCAGCTTCACGAGTCATCATCATTGATAGGATGTTTGTGTACACAAACATTGCGCCGCTCTCATACTCATACTCGATATCAGCATCAGCCTCAGACGTTTAGTGTGCTACAGTTGTTGATTTAAGTATCTGTTTAAGAgaatattttctctaaaaatccctttaaattttcgaaattttctgTTCTGCCTTACACTTTTATCATGGCAAACCGAGTTTTATCAATTCAAAGCCATGTAGTGGCAGGATATGTAGGAAACAAGAGTGCAACGTTCCCGCTGCAGGTgactttttttgtaaaatttacgtGAGAAACATTCCTAATTTTCTTCAGGTGCTTGGATTTGAGGTTGACGCCATTAACTCCGTGCAATTCTCTAATCACACTGGTTATGGCTTTTGGAAGGGTCAAGTGCTGAATGAACACGAACTAGGTACATAAAGTGTGTAGAGCATATTAATTAAGAAGGGTAGGAGCCCTGCAGCTTGGAGTTTCGTGGGATGTAAGACCCCCATCCACGGTTAAGCGCGGGCCCTATGCTTCTTTATagaagataaatattttggacaGGAGGATAGGGTGTGAGTGAAGGGGTGGGTCaacttgaaaaacaaattttaataatccgaaatttttataatgtgtatttaaatatcataattaaCTAGTAATTTTGTGAATTGACTTTTCAATCGACTTGTTTAttaggataattttttatctttcttgCTATAACAtagaataaaagtaaaataataattcttcctTCAATGATGCGATCTGCTTATTAGATTCAACACTCAAAGAAGTATACTTTACAATTAGTGTTGGTTTGTAGACCATGAAGTAAACCTTTTAAgcagctgcaaattaaaaattgactttttaattaaaatcataaaagtaAGAAGACGAGGGTtacatttaaatgaaatctttttaattaaaacgtgtAAGGCTCCATGATATAAACTTTGCATATTTGTGCTTAAcagttgtaaaatattttctcttctcttATCAGATGAGTTGACAGAAGGTCTGGAACGCAACGAACTCCTAAATTATTCGCATTTATTGACCGGCTATGTTGGAAATCCTCTGTTTCTTTCACGAATCGTTGGAATTGTGCCTAAGCTCCGCAAAGTCAACCCCAGCCTTGTGTTCGTGTGCGACCCTGTAATGGGTGACAATGGTCAAATGTATGTGCCAAAGGAGCTCATGCCCATTTACAGAGACCAAATTCTACCGCTAGCTGACATCATAACTCCTAATCAATTCGAGGCAGAGTACGGGGCGTGTGATAATGGATAGAATAATCTTAATTAATCCGACTGAATTATCAACAGGCTGCTGACCGGCACTAAAATGAATAACAAGGAGGAGGCTTGGGATGCAGTGCGACTTCTTCACGCGAAGGGACCCAAGACCGTGATTTTATCTTCAACTGAACTTGGCTCTGAAGACTATTTGCTCGCCCTCGCTTCATACTCAGACGGAACAAAAAGCACCAGGATTTCGGTCGAAATACCTAAACTGCCAGCGATCTTCACTGGCACAGGTGATCTTTTTGCTGCTCTAATACTGGCTTGGATGACCAAGAGCAACAGCGATCTGAAGGGTTCCGTGGAAAAAACTATTTCTACTCTACAGGCTGTTCTTAAAAGGACGATTGCACATGCAGAAGGTAGTATTGTCatgcgaaataaatattttattaataacagTAACATTTTTGTGAAAACTTAAGAGCAATCTGGAGGTAAACCACCAAGCAAGGCGCATTTGGAGCTACGTTTGATTCAGAGCAAGTCCGACATTGAACAGCCCACAATATCTGTGACTGCAGATCCCAATTAAAGCATTTAAGTCCCAGGGTGTTATATTAACTAAAATGGTCTTCCAATAGTGTGTAGTATGATGTCTGTGATTCATTTTAAACTTCAAGCATAACTATTTTGTCAGGCAATAGATAATATTATgcatgttttaaaatgattgtGTCATTATTTCAAGTAAACACCTCACTGTTGAAAAGGCAAAAGTAAAAGTCATTCAGTTGCAGTTTTGGTCCATGAAGCTCTCCAATCTTTCCAGCAAGTTAGTCGCAACACTTGCAAATTCATCCCAGACCTGGTATTCAAATGTCTTAGCAATGTGCTCCGGCACTTCGTGGCCCTCTTTAACCCCGAACAATTTTTCCTCGTCCAGCAAGTCGGCAAGCGTGTTGGCTAGCTTATCTGTTTGGTGCTCGTTCATAATACTCGCAAGGTCTGATATGTCAGCCAAGCAATTCCAAATGGCTTGGCAAGTGAGCGAAGCAAGCTCCCAGTCGTTATTTCGCGTTTCAATGAGATCGATTAGCCTGTGGTTAAATTATCTTGAGAATATgtcataataatatatttgtttggCCTTACTTTGAAATGATTCCAATACTCCTCAAGGCTGGACGTCCATAGGGATCAGATAGTAAATTAACCAGCACACCAATCGCCACATACTGAATGGTTTGGTCCCCCTCGCTCAACAAGGTCACGACTCTATCTGAAACtacatttaaacaaaataaaagcaggcTATGATCTTTCAaaagcattgaaaaataaaaatttttatctacaGATTTGAGAAACAGTCGATTGTCCcagttattgatttttatttacaaaatatgatgcatttgattaaaaataagaaatagtGCTATCTTCTTTGCCtcgaaatttaaacttttagcATGTAGATAAATGGCAGactattttttaccttttttttgAATAATCCTATACACTTAATAACCACGAGGCAATacaattgtttatttgaatttataaaaaaatggcttcaatgtattttttaaaaatgtataatttgtttttattactagagtgttttttaacatactcaaaattaagttagcACACCtgaattaatagaaaaaaagaaatatttcacagGACGAGATGTATTTAacttttaagttaaaaattaaatttcaacttacGGCCTTCTTGGTTTAAAAGGAACGTCCTCGTCTCCTTCCACCTGCTCAGGTTGCCAAACACCCTCAAAGCTTCAACGGTGACTTGCACCGACGTATCCTGAGCCAAGAGAGGCAACAGGACCTCGGCAAACGAAAGTTGCTGCTCAGCCAGTTGTGACTCGATTGCGCTGGGATAAAATGACAAGTTGTTCAGAGTCAACAGGGCGCCGAGCACCAGTTCCTCGGAGGCGCCAGGGTTGGACAAGACTCCGTGCACTGCAGACAAGACCTCCGGACTGTCGGCCAAACCAGGGCCCACGGCCTCGCTGAGGCTGGCGTTGGCGACCACTCTGAGTACCTTTACCAACACGTCCTCGGTGGCGTGGAGCGGCGAGGCTGTGCCGTGCTGGTCCTCTTGGTAGCACCGCTCGAGGACACTGAGAACAGCGTTGCGAGTGCTGTCGTCGCCCAGCAGCTGGTTCCTGGCGTGTTCGCTGCGGGCCATCAGGTTGCCGAGGGCGTAACTCAGTCTGACCACCAGGTCTTGGCGCTCTGGGTACTTTTGCAGCAGAAACACAAAGTTCTTGAGGCTTCCCTGTTGTGCTACGATTGCGTCGCAGCACGTCTCGTCCATCGACGCGATGCTCAGCGTGCGCACCACGTTGGATACGAGGTCAGGGTCGTTGGGAAAGAGCTGGAGCGTCCGACACAGTTGTGCCACGGCCCCGCAGCTCGCCAGGAACGGCAGTCCTGCTTGGTCGCTGGCCATGTGCCGAAGGGCGCCGGT is part of the Cloeon dipterum chromosome 1, ieCloDipt1.1, whole genome shotgun sequence genome and harbors:
- the Wdr59 gene encoding GATOR2 complex protein WDR59 isoform X1, producing the protein MATRWSNDFIVAEHKDLQATAMSVDHSGSLVLLFGRRYMALVNLDKPTETLKKVNRKTKYDVGFAATADWSPVISDELIAFSSDERVEVFRWKNCDLTTEHSFKAHSRVVTDLQWHKTDPNLLATCSLDTFLHIWDLRDMRRPATSLSTVVGSSHVRWNCISKDVLASAHDGDVKIWDHRKPSTALNYVSAHLAKIHSLEWNLHSENHITTSSQDCTVKFFDINSPRRVDNVLTFNAPVWRVKHAPFGHGLITVVISNIRREEKSLVLWNTEKQVAPVHTFVGHTDHVLEVAWRKQVTGDVNFQLVTWCKDQSLRIWRIEPSLQEICGHVLKNAVKGSVSENEISTDPVDPQEIVTTVEEPETAEVMSSPIQTPETLQQEFTLTNSNLTYVMVEDMNADARTCIVTAKVNMHIARLLFTFPPSYPVNSPPSFKLLNGSQIDANIQAKLLKVLKTTAQQRVKKNKSCLEPCLRALDTNLKNLVAVPEDSDFVKKFADASSVFGSFKDAYVPFPRSSGAAFCSAGLLVCFGQPNNLSRRVSVRSESSSTPRALSALVPATAAFGTMMTPLFSQAGSGTGSQVPESQAIASFYYPERQRARSKGRNSGSGPSGHRGSFAKPSNKVFVVIYDSASLLFVHRELAEKYKLKGKDVAEVCYYNAGVALSTNRKDLVQVWQLAALAAATPPPPLPLASHWSENDEDSPSAWAAHPFGQTMIEALVQHYAKQCDVQTAAMLSCLFGSRTENLPSHRKKLTNVNVSRLASGKWCLKPGGSPYHTVHPSDTSLEGWSFHLLKQNRSNSWSDSLDEIKTLASMSETPDFVRMEEIELSTSKMLDEKNSELHDCFKKVYADILYRWDLLDASAQVLKHVSFITDIHSKGMEFITDCRVCSKSSQGPGCMFCKKTVFPCTICHISVRGPANFCFMCGHGGHVQHMASWFAQEEQCPTGCGCKCIIESRSLLDT
- the Wdr59 gene encoding GATOR2 complex protein WDR59 isoform X2; translation: MATRWSNDFIVAEHKDLQATAMSVDHSGSLVLLFGRRYMALVNLDKPTETLKKVNRKTKYDVGFAATADWSPVISDELIAFSSDERVEVFRWKNCDLTTEHSFKAHSRVVTDLQWHKTDPNLLATCSLDTFLHIWDLRDMRRPATSLSTVVGSSHVRWNCISKDVLASAHDGDVKIWDHRKPSTALNYVSAHLAKIHSLEWNLHSENHITTSSQDCTVKFFDINSPRRVDNVLTFNAPVWRVKHAPFGHGLITVVISNIRREEKSLVLWNTEKQVAPVHTFVGHTDHVLEVAWRKQVTGDVNFQLVTWCKDQSLRIWRIEPSLQEICGHVLKNAVKGSVSENEISTDPVDPQEIVTTVEEPETAEVMSSPIQTPETLQQEFTLTNSNLTYVMVEDMNADARTCIVTAKVNMHIARLLFTFPPSYPVNSPPSFKLLNGSQIDANIQAKLLKVLKTTAQQRVKKNKSCLEPCLRALDTNLKNLVAVPEDSDFVKKFADASSVFGSFKDAYVPFPRSSGAAFCSAGLLVCFGQPNNLSRRVSVRSESSSTPRALSALVPATAAFGTMMTPLFSQAGSGTGSQVPESQAIASFYYPERQRARSKGRNSGSGPSGHRGSFAKPSNKVFVVIYDSASLLFVHRELAEKYKLKGKDVAEVCYYNAGVALSTNRKDLVQVWQLAALAAATPPPPLPLASHWSENDEDSPSAWAAHPFGQTMIEALVQHYAKQCDVQTAAMLSCLFGSRTENLPSHRKKLTNVNVSPGGSPYHTVHPSDTSLEGWSFHLLKQNRSNSWSDSLDEIKTLASMSETPDFVRMEEIELSTSKMLDEKNSELHDCFKKVYADILYRWDLLDASAQVLKHVSFITDIHSKGMEFITDCRVCSKSSQGPGCMFCKKTVFPCTICHISVRGPANFCFMCGHGGHVQHMASWFAQEEQCPTGCGCKCIIESRSLLDT
- the Pdxk gene encoding pyridoxal kinase, with product MANRVLSIQSHVVAGYVGNKSATFPLQVLGFEVDAINSVQFSNHTGYGFWKGQVLNEHELDELTEGLERNELLNYSHLLTGYVGNPLFLSRIVGIVPKLRKVNPSLVFVCDPVMGDNGQMYVPKELMPIYRDQILPLADIITPNQFEAELLTGTKMNNKEEAWDAVRLLHAKGPKTVILSSTELGSEDYLLALASYSDGTKSTRISVEIPKLPAIFTGTGDLFAALILAWMTKSNSDLKGSVEKTISTLQAVLKRTIAHAEEQSGGKPPSKAHLELRLIQSKSDIEQPTISVTADPN
- the LOC135947939 gene encoding armadillo repeat-containing protein 2 produces the protein MQSSSIEKRLTSSADKSQKTSGPFYATPPTKKTSAEIISEARAAVGLQHQSVLRVGMKAVSTKRPFTPRDSKRSLFGQNRGTQRPPSSISSLSLHVEEESGPWGLRLPIISQREQAKLQKNKPQQPLAKLPLDQVKRNGKPLEALSVGALIADCQKQAENQCKHSETEDTSDEIQSLIKVMQILAADGSDAKEIEATLRKVYSACERAEMLGRRQTSNPTRANLLQTLFLFVENEEQRVQMQVARILLGLQVMGSNLSSVCKLLFKVSRSDQNDKLFLQDNVLELLLERLGAASLMEDSEACVYGYGALKCITLEPRIVARVRELGGLALMVLHLKLTNLMANESSSVPEKVQPALFQLTGALRHMASDQAGLPFLASCGAVAQLCRTLQLFPNDPDLVSNVVRTLSIASMDETCCDAIVAQQGSLKNFVFLLQKYPERQDLVVRLSYALGNLMARSEHARNQLLGDDSTRNAVLSVLERCYQEDQHGTASPLHATEDVLVKVLRVVANASLSEAVGPGLADSPEVLSAVHGVLSNPGASEELVLGALLTLNNLSFYPSAIESQLAEQQLSFAEVLLPLLAQDTSVQVTVEALRVFGNLSRWKETRTFLLNQEGLSDRVVTLLSEGDQTIQYVAIGVLVNLLSDPYGRPALRSIGIISKLIDLIETRNNDWELASLTCQAIWNCLADISDLASIMNEHQTDKLANTLADLLDEEKLFGVKEGHEVPEHIAKTFEYQVWDEFASVATNLLERLESFMDQNCN